From a single Campylobacter concisus genomic region:
- the mqnF gene encoding aminofutalosine deaminase family hydrolase — translation MEILKAKKIITGGENPKILRNSCVVIDNDKILEITSEKEAQKKFKEAKIFNFGDSVIAPAFVNTHVHLEFSSNVSTLKYGDFIKWLGSIIDKGGELAKMDAKKAMNEAINSLLKSGVCTIGEISSFGSELEILAASPLKVVLFSEILGSSEQMVQQNLQNFLAKFEKTKGYKSKNFTPAISLHSPYSVHPKLAKAALEIAKKDDLLVSTHFLESNAEKQWLEHGSGGFKKHLLRFSQDPKPMYDANGYFAMFREINTLFTHCVYVSDFAKFKPHHSVTHCAVSNRLLGKKALNLKEIFKNDVNLNIGTDGLSSNISLNFWHELRAALFTHASLDLNELATRLFVAATHGGAKALRTNNGEIKAGLAANLAVYSDQECDDSELILQLILHTNEAKKLYIGGKICKF, via the coding sequence ATGGAAATTTTAAAAGCAAAAAAGATCATCACTGGCGGAGAAAATCCAAAAATTTTAAGAAATTCTTGTGTCGTCATTGATAATGATAAAATTTTAGAAATTACAAGCGAAAAAGAGGCGCAAAAGAAATTTAAAGAGGCGAAAATTTTTAACTTTGGTGATAGTGTGATCGCCCCAGCCTTTGTAAATACGCACGTTCATTTGGAGTTTAGCTCAAACGTTAGCACACTAAAATATGGCGATTTTATAAAGTGGCTTGGCTCTATCATCGATAAAGGTGGCGAGCTAGCCAAAATGGACGCTAAAAAAGCAATGAATGAGGCCATAAATTCTCTGCTAAAAAGTGGAGTTTGCACCATTGGCGAGATATCTAGCTTTGGCTCGGAGCTTGAAATTTTAGCCGCTAGCCCTCTAAAAGTCGTACTTTTTAGTGAAATTTTAGGCTCAAGCGAGCAAATGGTTCAGCAAAATTTGCAAAATTTCTTAGCTAAATTTGAAAAAACAAAGGGCTATAAAAGTAAAAATTTTACCCCAGCTATCTCGCTGCACTCGCCCTACTCTGTGCACCCAAAGCTCGCTAAAGCCGCCCTTGAGATAGCCAAAAAAGACGATCTTCTTGTTAGCACGCACTTTTTAGAGAGCAATGCTGAAAAGCAGTGGCTAGAGCACGGCAGCGGTGGCTTTAAAAAGCATCTTTTAAGATTTAGCCAAGATCCAAAGCCGATGTATGACGCAAATGGCTACTTTGCGATGTTTCGTGAGATAAATACTCTATTTACGCACTGCGTTTATGTGAGCGATTTTGCTAAATTTAAGCCGCATCACAGCGTGACGCACTGCGCCGTTTCAAATAGGTTACTTGGCAAAAAGGCGCTAAATTTAAAAGAAATTTTTAAAAATGATGTCAACTTAAATATCGGCACAGACGGCCTTAGCTCAAATATCAGCCTAAATTTTTGGCATGAACTAAGAGCTGCCCTATTTACCCACGCCAGCCTTGATCTAAACGAGCTTGCCACTAGGCTTTTTGTTGCTGCAACGCATGGTGGAGCAAAGGCACTTAGGACAAATAACGGCGAGATAAAGGCTGGGCTTGCTGCTAATCTTGCAGTCTATAGCGATCAAGAGTGCGATGATAGCGAGCTAATACTTCAGCTCATACTTCACACAAATGAAGCAAAAAAACTATATATCGGAGGTAAAATTTGCAAATTTTAA